The Eriocheir sinensis breed Jianghai 21 chromosome 4, ASM2467909v1, whole genome shotgun sequence genome has a segment encoding these proteins:
- the LOC126980477 gene encoding cytochrome b5 reductase 4-like isoform X2 — MSGSLSPSGLAPPTTGSATGNPRNKTALKPGRSLMDWVRLGHSGTDLAGTKGALLDVTRQELAKHNKKKDAWMALKGKVYNVTPYMEFHPGGEDELMRGVGQDATQLFNDVHKWVNFEGMLQKCLVGRLVESRSFFLKPSFLPLGRSSSAKPTNGAEEKNSLSVPNAESQAGVPNAKSPLVTPPTPSPLPSPKYDWFQTHTVINLAVYTRWKHITKEHVVVLKRGATVKVVCYIQDMVYVVHLELDKPVAEEFEVRAGGSSVGKVDVLLQKGEAGVRWNRPGKTLPGHGEHIRAKDFEIEYVECTLARREAITHNTCLLVLQVPDNTRLPVPVGHHVYLRSPSKEVVKPYTPVASTLSLGDQEEPGRHIHLFIKVYSDGALTPILDKLPVSSQVEVSLPEGNFSHDQLTTATSVAAHLVLLAAGTGLTPMVRLMLLALRNKKNVHLILFNKTEKDIPWKEELEGLVEESGSLLKVTHVLSEGSTSWGGERGRIGKTLLEKLLPERGEERTTYLCLCGPTAFTKLGVSLLDDLGYSSDEYHAFLG, encoded by the exons GCAACCCCCGGAACAAGACGGCCCTCAAGCCTGGCCGCAGCCTCATGGACTGGGTCAGGCTGGGGCACTCTGGGACTGACCTGGCCGGCACGAAGGGCGCGCTGCTGGACGTGACGAGGCAGGAGCTGGCCAAGCACAACAAGAAGAAGGACGCGTGGATGGCTCTCAAAG GGAAGGTGTACAACGTGACGCCCTACATGGAGTTCCACCCTGGTGGTGAGGACGAGCTGATGCGAGGAGTTGGCCAGGACGCCACGCAGCTCTTCAATGAC GTGCATAAGTGGGTCAACTTCGAGGGCATGCTGCAGAAGTGCCTAGTGGGCCGCCTTGTGGAGAGTCGCTCCTTCTTCCTcaagccttccttcctccctctcggcCGCAGCTCCTCAGCCAAGCCAACCA ATGGAGCAGAAGAGAAGAATTCTTTGTCAGTGCCCAATGCAGAGAGCCAGGCAGGAGTGCCAAATGCCAAGTCCCCGCTGGTGACTCCCCCCACTCCATCACCGCTCCCCAGCCCCAAGTACGACTGGTTCCAGACCCACACCGTGATCAACCTGGCTGTGTACACCCGCTGGAAGCACATCACCAAGGAGCATGTGGTGGTGCTCAAGAGGGGCGCG ACGGTGAAGGTGGTGTGCTACATCCAGGACATGGTGTATGTGGTGCACCTGGAGCTGGACAAGCCTGTGGCCGAGGAGTTTGAGGTGCGGGCGGGAGGCAGCAGTGTGGGGAAAGTGGACGTCCTCCTGCAGAAGGGTGAGGCCGGGGTGAGGTGGAACCGGCCGGGGAAGACCTTGCCCGGCCATGGGGAACATATCAGGGCCAAGGACTTTGAG ATTGAGTACGTGGAGTGCACGCTGGCGCGGCGGGAAGCCATCACCCACAACACCTGCCTTCTGGTGCTGCAGGTGCCGGACAACACCCGCCTGCCCGTCCCTGTAGGGCACCATGTGTACCTCAGGAGTCCCAGCAAAG AGGTGGTGAAGCCGTACACACCAGTGGCCTCGACGCTGTCCCTTGGTGATCAAGAGGAGCCAGGCAGACACATTCACCTCTTCATCAAG GTGTACAGTGATGGGGCCCTGACGCCCATCCTGGACAAGCTACCCGTCAGCTCCCAGGTGGAGGTGAGTCTGCCCGAGGGAAACTTCTCCCACGACCAGCTGACAACCGCCACCTCCGTCGCCGCCCACCTGGTGCTTCTGGCGGCTGGCACAGGACTCACCCCCATGGTCAGGCTCATGCTGCTTGCCCTCAGGAATaaaaa AAATGTTCACCTCATACTCTTCaacaagacagaaaaagacatacCGTGGAAGGAGGAACTTGAAGGCCTCGTGGAAGAGAGTGGCAGCTTACTGAAG GTGACTCACGTATTGTCCGAGGGCAGCACCTCCTGGGGCGGCGAGAGGGGCAGGATAGGCAAAACTCTGCTGGAGAAGTTGTTGCCCGAGCGAGGTGAGGAGAGGACGACCTACCTGTGCCTGTGTGGGCCGACAGCATTCACCAAGCTGGGTGTCAG tcTCCTTGATGACCTTGGGTACAGCAGTGATGAGTACCATGCCTTCCTGGGCTGA
- the LOC126980477 gene encoding cytochrome b5 reductase 4-like isoform X1 — MGSTLGCSRDPGSTISVQPAAPSPPLPSPPEGNPRNKTALKPGRSLMDWVRLGHSGTDLAGTKGALLDVTRQELAKHNKKKDAWMALKGKVYNVTPYMEFHPGGEDELMRGVGQDATQLFNDVHKWVNFEGMLQKCLVGRLVESRSFFLKPSFLPLGRSSSAKPTNGAEEKNSLSVPNAESQAGVPNAKSPLVTPPTPSPLPSPKYDWFQTHTVINLAVYTRWKHITKEHVVVLKRGATVKVVCYIQDMVYVVHLELDKPVAEEFEVRAGGSSVGKVDVLLQKGEAGVRWNRPGKTLPGHGEHIRAKDFEIEYVECTLARREAITHNTCLLVLQVPDNTRLPVPVGHHVYLRSPSKEVVKPYTPVASTLSLGDQEEPGRHIHLFIKVYSDGALTPILDKLPVSSQVEVSLPEGNFSHDQLTTATSVAAHLVLLAAGTGLTPMVRLMLLALRNKKNVHLILFNKTEKDIPWKEELEGLVEESGSLLKVTHVLSEGSTSWGGERGRIGKTLLEKLLPERGEERTTYLCLCGPTAFTKLGVSLLDDLGYSSDEYHAFLG, encoded by the exons ATGGGGTCCACACTCGGGTGCTCCAGGGACCCGGGGAGCACCATATCCGTCCAGCCCGcggccccctcccccccgctgcCGTCTCCGcccgaag GCAACCCCCGGAACAAGACGGCCCTCAAGCCTGGCCGCAGCCTCATGGACTGGGTCAGGCTGGGGCACTCTGGGACTGACCTGGCCGGCACGAAGGGCGCGCTGCTGGACGTGACGAGGCAGGAGCTGGCCAAGCACAACAAGAAGAAGGACGCGTGGATGGCTCTCAAAG GGAAGGTGTACAACGTGACGCCCTACATGGAGTTCCACCCTGGTGGTGAGGACGAGCTGATGCGAGGAGTTGGCCAGGACGCCACGCAGCTCTTCAATGAC GTGCATAAGTGGGTCAACTTCGAGGGCATGCTGCAGAAGTGCCTAGTGGGCCGCCTTGTGGAGAGTCGCTCCTTCTTCCTcaagccttccttcctccctctcggcCGCAGCTCCTCAGCCAAGCCAACCA ATGGAGCAGAAGAGAAGAATTCTTTGTCAGTGCCCAATGCAGAGAGCCAGGCAGGAGTGCCAAATGCCAAGTCCCCGCTGGTGACTCCCCCCACTCCATCACCGCTCCCCAGCCCCAAGTACGACTGGTTCCAGACCCACACCGTGATCAACCTGGCTGTGTACACCCGCTGGAAGCACATCACCAAGGAGCATGTGGTGGTGCTCAAGAGGGGCGCG ACGGTGAAGGTGGTGTGCTACATCCAGGACATGGTGTATGTGGTGCACCTGGAGCTGGACAAGCCTGTGGCCGAGGAGTTTGAGGTGCGGGCGGGAGGCAGCAGTGTGGGGAAAGTGGACGTCCTCCTGCAGAAGGGTGAGGCCGGGGTGAGGTGGAACCGGCCGGGGAAGACCTTGCCCGGCCATGGGGAACATATCAGGGCCAAGGACTTTGAG ATTGAGTACGTGGAGTGCACGCTGGCGCGGCGGGAAGCCATCACCCACAACACCTGCCTTCTGGTGCTGCAGGTGCCGGACAACACCCGCCTGCCCGTCCCTGTAGGGCACCATGTGTACCTCAGGAGTCCCAGCAAAG AGGTGGTGAAGCCGTACACACCAGTGGCCTCGACGCTGTCCCTTGGTGATCAAGAGGAGCCAGGCAGACACATTCACCTCTTCATCAAG GTGTACAGTGATGGGGCCCTGACGCCCATCCTGGACAAGCTACCCGTCAGCTCCCAGGTGGAGGTGAGTCTGCCCGAGGGAAACTTCTCCCACGACCAGCTGACAACCGCCACCTCCGTCGCCGCCCACCTGGTGCTTCTGGCGGCTGGCACAGGACTCACCCCCATGGTCAGGCTCATGCTGCTTGCCCTCAGGAATaaaaa AAATGTTCACCTCATACTCTTCaacaagacagaaaaagacatacCGTGGAAGGAGGAACTTGAAGGCCTCGTGGAAGAGAGTGGCAGCTTACTGAAG GTGACTCACGTATTGTCCGAGGGCAGCACCTCCTGGGGCGGCGAGAGGGGCAGGATAGGCAAAACTCTGCTGGAGAAGTTGTTGCCCGAGCGAGGTGAGGAGAGGACGACCTACCTGTGCCTGTGTGGGCCGACAGCATTCACCAAGCTGGGTGTCAG tcTCCTTGATGACCTTGGGTACAGCAGTGATGAGTACCATGCCTTCCTGGGCTGA